One Longimicrobium sp. genomic window, TCTGCGCGTCCCGGCGCAGGTCCACCCCGAACGAGGCCGCGTCGGGCGACAGGTTGGCCTGCAGCTCGATGGACTGGTAGGTGCTGGCCCCGATCCCCAGCCCCTGCGCGTTGAGGGCCACGTTCCCCGTCCACACGGTGGCGCCGCGGGCCAGCCGCACCTCGGCCGCCAGCTGGCTGGCGGTGTACGTCTGCCACCGCAGGCCGCTGCCGCGCGCGTTGGCCGCAACCTCGGGATACTTGAGCGTGCCGGCGACGAAGCCTGTGGCCTGCAGCGACCCGCTGATGGCCGGCTCGAAGCGCCCCGGCGGCGGCAGGATGGCCGCCAGCACCCCCAGGTTCGGCGCGTCCACGGTGAACCGCAGCACCTCGCGGGTGGGCGAGGTCAGTCCCAGCTGCCCCGACGCGTCCACCCGCGCGCCGCGCACGGCCAGGGAGAGCGTCTCCACGGTCAGCACGCCGTCCGCCGCGGCGATGCGGGCCACGCCGCGCTCCAGCGGCAGGCCGCCCACGGTGGAGCCCGGCTCGGCGTCGAAGGCCACGCGCCCGGCGAAGGTCTCGGGGGTGAGTCCCCGCCCGTCCACGTCCAGCGTTCCCGTCAGCCGCGTCGCGGGGAGCATGGCCATCCCGGGCAGGCCGCTGACGTCCAGGTTCCGCACCCGGCCGGTGACGGCGTAGACGGGGACGTCGCCCGGGGCGTAGGTGCCGCGCACGGTCAGCTGCCCCTGCGCGCCGGTCAGGTCTACGTCGAAGCGGTACGGCGCCCGCCCGCCGCCGGAGACGGCGATGGGGCCGGAAACGGGGCCGGGAAGCAGCCCGGGGCGGCCCATCAACACGCCGATGCGGAAGTTGTCCACCCGCCCGGACACGTCGAACTGGGGCGAGCCCGTGCCGCCGGGCCGGCGCATGGTCCCGGCCAGGGTAAAGCTCCCCGCCGCCTGGCGCATGTCCACGGCGAAGCGCAGGTCCTCCGTGGTCCCGCGGGCGGAGAAGGTGCCGGAGAGCGGCCCTTCCAAGGGCGTGGCCGAGGCCAGCACGGCACCCGCGCGGAACGCCTCCAGCCGGCCCTCCACGTCGAAGCGCATCGGCTGCCCCAGCGTCAGCGAGCCGGCCATCTCGATCCCCCCGGCGTCGCCCTGCAGGTCTACGTCGAAGCGCACGTCGTCGCCGCTGCCGGAAACGGCGATGGGGCCGACGAGCGTGGCGCCGCGGAAGGGAAGGGCGGGGAACAGCTCCGTCAGCGTGGCCAGGGCCAGCGGCTGGGCGCGGGCGCGCAGCTCGTAGCTCATCACCTCGCCCATCCGCACCCGTCCCGAAAGCCCGCCCAGCACCGTCTCCGGCGCGTCGCCCACGGAGTAGGCCAGCGTGCCGCCCTCGATCGTCAGGTTCTGCATGGAGCCCGAGACCGTGGCGCCGCCGGTGATCACCCCCCGCAGCAGCGCGTTCGGCTTGTCGGAGAGCGCGGCGAGGTGCTCCACCCGCAGCGGCGCGGCGTCCACCCGCAGCCCGCGGAAGCGGATGGGGTCCTCGCCGGGAACGTAGGTCACCAGGCCGTTGGCGGTGATCACGGAGGGCTCGGCGTCCGGCGCGTTCCGCGGCGTCAGGTTCGCGGCGAGGTTGATCCGCAGCGGCCCACCCGTTCCCGCGCCGATGGCGTCCAGGCTGTTGATCTCGCCCTGCACCACGCCCAGCAGGGGCAGCTCCTCCGCGTAGCCCAGCGCTTCCAGGTCCGCCAGGCGCAGCGGGTTCAGCGAGATGCGGGTGTCGGTGAAGACGGGTTCCGCGTTCGGGCCCGTGAGCACGGTCAGCGCCCCGGACGCGCGCGAGCCCAGCACGGCCACGCGCGCGTCGGACACGCGCCAGAGCGTGCGGCCGCGCTCCTGCGAGCGGGCGGCCAGGGCGAACTCGGCGATGCCGCTGGCGGGCACGGGAAAGCCCATCCCCTGCAGGTCGGCGAAGGCCAGCGGATGGGCGCGAACGTTCAGGTCGAAGGTGGGCCCGCCCTCCGCGAACCGCACCCGCCCCTCGCCGTCGAACGACGAGCGCGGGGTGCGCAGGGCGTCGATGTCGAAGCGCAGCAGCCCGTCGGGGTCGGATTCCAGCCATCCCGCGAACTGCACGATGCGGGTGTCGGGATTGCGGACGTTGGCGGTGAACGACGAGATCTCCGTCCGCCAGCCGCCGCCCCCGCCCACGCGCACCAGGGGGAGTGTGGCGTCGATGTCCGTCAGCCAGTGGATGGTGTACGGCCGCCCGCCGATGCGCGTGCGCTCCGGCTGCTTGAGCGAGGCGAAGCGCGCGTTCGGCGCGGTCGCCGGCGCCACGTAGGGCCGCGCGATGCGGGCGCGGCCGTCGGTGATGCGCAGGCCGCGGAAGTGGAGGACGCGGGGCTTCTCCTCGTCCCGCCCGGGGACGGCCACCTCGGTGCCGCCCACCTCCACCTTCATGATGTCGGTGTAGTTCCACTCGCCGTTCGCGCGCTGCAGCAGGCGCATGTACGGCCGGTCGATGGCCACCTGGTCCACCACGATGGGCCCGTCCTGGGCCTGCATGGTGCCGGCGATCAGCCGTCCCCGGGCCACGGGCGCGGTGATGACGGTGTCGCCCGCCTGGTCCAGGAACACCACCTGGCGCAGGAGGATGCGGAGCGAGCCGTCGTCCTCCACCTCTTCCAGCTCGAATGCCTCTTCGGGAAGGCCCAGGCGCACGCGCACCTGCTCCTCGACCACGCGCGTCCGCTGCCGCCCGATGTACCACCAGATGGTGGCGGCGGTCACGGCGAAGCCGGCCAGGGTGCCCAGCAGCAGCAGGGCTACGCGGCCCAGCCGGCGCCGGCGGCGGTGGGGGCGGTGGGGGGTGGTCACAGGGCGTTCCCCAGCGACACCTGCAGCACCAGCCGGCTCAGCCAGCCGCCTTCACGCCGCCGCCGGAACTCGCGCAGCAGCGGCATTTCGATCAGGTCGCCGCTTTCGGTGATGCCGTAGAGCGGCCCGGGCTCCGGCTGGTACGGGTTGTAGGCCACGTCCAGGCGGAACGGCCCCACCGGCGTGGCGAAGCGCCCGCCCACGCCGGGGGTGATGCGGATGCCCGGGCGCGAGATCAGCGTGTCGCGGGTGTCCCACACCTGCCCGGCATCCAGGAAGGCGGCGCCGCGCACGTTGAAGCGGGTGAAGACGGGGATGGGAAAGCTGACCTCGGTGGTGGCCAGCACCGTGCGCGTGCCCCCGGTGGACGAGCGGACGGTGTCGACCACGAAGCCCGCGTCGCTCCGGCGCTGGGGGCGGGCCACGTAGACGGTGGGCCCCAGCTCGTTGAAGCGGAAGCCGCGCACCCCCGTGGGCCCGCCGCCGTAGAACCGGCGCTCGGGCGGGATGTACCCGGTCTCGTCGTTCAGCAGCCCGGTGAAGAAGGTGCCGCCCATCAGCCGCACCGAAAGCACCACGTCTTCGCGAAGCTCGCGGTGGATGATGCCGTCGGCCATCAGGCGCAGGTACTCGTCTTCGGAGCCCAGCAGGGGCGAGGCGAAATCCACCGTGGTGCGGAACTGGTGCCCGCCCGAGGCGAACGGGTCCAGCCGCACGCGATTCTGCGTGAGCCCCAGCTGCACCGAGTTGCTCCAGCGGCTTCGCTGCACCGCCTGGATGTCTTCGCGCTCGCAGACCTCGAAGGCAATGCAGAAGAAGTAGTCGCTGGCCTGGGTGCGCCCGCGCTGCACGTCCAGCGTCAGCGAGGCCAAGGTCTGCGGAAGGATCTGCCGCACCACGCCCACTTCCGCGCCGGTGGCGCTGCGGACGTACAGGTCCAGCTCCGACACCTGCTCGGTGAACAGCCCCGCCACCAGGCTGGTCTGCGTGGCCAGCAGCCGGGGCTGAAGGAAGTTGGCAGCCAGCCGGTAGTTCAGCGCGTCGGCGATCAGCGAGTCGGTGTCGGTGGTGCGCTTGTCGGGGTTGAAGGCCGGGCACAGCGAGCGCTCCAGCCCGTTCACCGGGTCGGCCACCCCCACCTTGGCGATCAGCCCGTTCACCTCCAGCCGCCGCGCGCCGCCCAGGAAGTTGCGGTCCA contains:
- a CDS encoding translocation/assembly module TamB, which encodes MTTPHRPHRRRRRLGRVALLLLGTLAGFAVTAATIWWYIGRQRTRVVEEQVRVRLGLPEEAFELEEVEDDGSLRILLRQVVFLDQAGDTVITAPVARGRLIAGTMQAQDGPIVVDQVAIDRPYMRLLQRANGEWNYTDIMKVEVGGTEVAVPGRDEEKPRVLHFRGLRITDGRARIARPYVAPATAPNARFASLKQPERTRIGGRPYTIHWLTDIDATLPLVRVGGGGGWRTEISSFTANVRNPDTRIVQFAGWLESDPDGLLRFDIDALRTPRSSFDGEGRVRFAEGGPTFDLNVRAHPLAFADLQGMGFPVPASGIAEFALAARSQERGRTLWRVSDARVAVLGSRASGALTVLTGPNAEPVFTDTRISLNPLRLADLEALGYAEELPLLGVVQGEINSLDAIGAGTGGPLRINLAANLTPRNAPDAEPSVITANGLVTYVPGEDPIRFRGLRVDAAPLRVEHLAALSDKPNALLRGVITGGATVSGSMQNLTIEGGTLAYSVGDAPETVLGGLSGRVRMGEVMSYELRARAQPLALATLTELFPALPFRGATLVGPIAVSGSGDDVRFDVDLQGDAGGIEMAGSLTLGQPMRFDVEGRLEAFRAGAVLASATPLEGPLSGTFSARGTTEDLRFAVDMRQAAGSFTLAGTMRRPGGTGSPQFDVSGRVDNFRIGVLMGRPGLLPGPVSGPIAVSGGGRAPYRFDVDLTGAQGQLTVRGTYAPGDVPVYAVTGRVRNLDVSGLPGMAMLPATRLTGTLDVDGRGLTPETFAGRVAFDAEPGSTVGGLPLERGVARIAAADGVLTVETLSLAVRGARVDASGQLGLTSPTREVLRFTVDAPNLGVLAAILPPPGRFEPAISGSLQATGFVAGTLKYPEVAANARGSGLRWQTYTASQLAAEVRLARGATVWTGNVALNAQGLGIGASTYQSIELQANLSPDAASFGVDLRRDAQTDLHASGTLELDGLSVTGVVLRDMNLRLRDVQWSLAVPQARLALVNGGYLVENLRLQRTGAATGFIEANGVLPTSGQANLVVRGEGIDMAELRQIVPTLPEVAGTLALNASIVGPVENPRLLLDAMVEGLTYGGLRTDTLAVTGEYAGRSMRLDATVRLAGRTILDADATVPMTLTLGGLVPGFELLRDDPLAATITADSLPMQLVAAAVPTMLKEGQGQANARVTVGGTLNDVELSGQATLANAAVTIVPLGVRWERMAAAIRMAGETITVDSAVAHTGNAGVGRISGVVRLDDPTSPFVDLAVVTRNFQVIDNEDVAQLQANSSLRIAGRYPGAELTGRVEIEDGTIYIPEFGEQAEADIVDVDVGELGADTVASMVASAAGMMGALVPNNVEVVIGESVWLQNPQTRIQITGNLQVYAAADLPRIYGDLQTRRGTYTLQIGPIEREFEIVEGTVQFSGTPELNPRLDITASHEVRGGEPGSADIAVLVHLGGTLQSPTIDLTSNTRPPLPESELLTLLLFGRRSADLAAIPQQFTQGIILEQVLGGVLTSQIEEVFTELGVFDYFRLRSRPTGVGFGAGFGNIGTDIFAYASVEAGKELFEDFFAVFELVDLLNAPKLGISGEYQATRSWTIRGAWEPVRRDPLLLNLDRRSRQITLEGRRRWEYGRPPDTAADSAEVDTPPPDVPRPGELSTPTGQPPPPPPGTGPP
- a CDS encoding BamA/OMP85 family outer membrane protein gives rise to the protein MSVLPPFALPRRPHAWLRAALALCALLGAAACAANQAATGPLPQFAQYEGEDVRSVKFEGELVVPEDSLRSVITTRVSRCSALGILPFCIGSFGKNDYHLDLAVLSRDVARIQLVHRDFGYYGTRVVPVVDAAAEDGVNVTFRVEAGDLVTLTGLAVTGIGHVEGAAALIGRLPLEQGEPFRRNDFLASVDTVRNWLLNRGYAYAQVLRNYEIDTIADVARVELAAAPGPVVTVDSIHIVGLYRLDPGTVRQQLAIRRGARLRGADLARSQRSLFDLELVSFAAVEVAPERLQVTPDSMELDADSIGSTVLVRVVEAPRYAADIALGYGTLDCLRAQGRNLDRNFLGGARRLEVNGLIAKVGVADPVNGLERSLCPAFNPDKRTTDTDSLIADALNYRLAANFLQPRLLATQTSLVAGLFTEQVSELDLYVRSATGAEVGVVRQILPQTLASLTLDVQRGRTQASDYFFCIAFEVCEREDIQAVQRSRWSNSVQLGLTQNRVRLDPFASGGHQFRTTVDFASPLLGSEDEYLRLMADGIIHRELREDVVLSVRLMGGTFFTGLLNDETGYIPPERRFYGGGPTGVRGFRFNELGPTVYVARPQRRSDAGFVVDTVRSSTGGTRTVLATTEVSFPIPVFTRFNVRGAAFLDAGQVWDTRDTLISRPGIRITPGVGGRFATPVGPFRLDVAYNPYQPEPGPLYGITESGDLIEMPLLREFRRRREGGWLSRLVLQVSLGNAL